The following DNA comes from Phytohabitans rumicis.
TCGGCGGCCGTGCGGCCCTGCGACGGCGTGGGCTCGTCGGCACCCGGCAGCGCCTCGGCCAGCCCGGAGAGCCGCTCGTCCAGGTGGTCGACGCCGACCAGGTAGTGCAGCACGCGTTCCTCGATGCTCAGCGCCGCGGTGGTCAACCCGCCGGCCGCCGGGGTGACCAACCGCCAGCGGCGCAGCGGCGACACCGGGGCCAGCGCGGACCAGTGCGGCTGCGCCAGCGCGGCCAGCGCTAGGCCGAACGTCGGGTACGGGCGGGCCGGGTCGCCGGACGCGGCCGCGCAGGCGGCGGCGAAGCTCGCGTCCAGTTCGACGCCCGCGCACATCAGCAGGATGTCCCGCTCGAACGGGCTGAGGCTCATCGTGCCGCACAGCGCGTCCAGCGCGGCGGGGTGGTCGTCGTCCGGGCCGGTGGCGCCGTTGGGGCTGGGCGGCTCGGTGCCGGCGTGCCGGTGCAGCGCCTGCCGGACCCGGGCGAGCGCGGCGACGAGCCCCCGCTGGTTGGCGGCGACGGGTCCGGTCAGCACGTCGGTCACAGCGTCACCACCGGCCCGTCCGGCTGGCTGTCGGCGCCGTCGATGAAGAGCTGGACGGCGTACTGGCCAGGAGCGACGCCCGTGGTCGGGGTGGCGAGCTGGTCGGTGTCCGCGTCCCGGGGCGGCACGGTGAGCAGGTGCGTGCGCTGGCCGGAGGCCGGGTCGAGGAGGGCGATCGCGACCCGCTGGCGGGCACCGACGGTCAGGTCGGCGCCGACCGTGAGCGTGCCGCCGGCCGCCGTGGCGGTGTCCACGGTCGGATGCAGCACGAAGCTCGCCACATTGGACCGTTCGGCCAGTGCGCCGTGGACGACCTGCACCGGCACCCCACCCGGGCGGAGCCCGTCCACGGTGGACAGATCCACGGTGATCTCCTGCGGCGCGGCGGTAGCCGTCAGAACCGGCTGTCCCGCCAGCCGTACGACGGCGCCCTCACCCAGCAGCCGCTCGCCGTGGATCGTGACGGTGTCGGTGGCGTGGATAGGCGTGCGGTCCGCCTTGTCGACGCGGAGGATCCGCGGCCGGTTGAGCACGCCCACGGTCAGGTCCGGCGTGATGACCGGGCGGGCGGCCGCCGTGGTGACCGGCTCCTCGATGAGCACCACCGACGCCTGGTACGCCACCGACAACGCGTACGGGACCTGGAAGAACACCGACCACAGCTTGGACAGCTCCTCCAGGTTGAGCCCGAGCGGCGTGACCCGGACCAGGTCGGCCTGCTCCGCGAGGTCGGACTCGGCGAGATCCGGGTGCACCGGCTGGTCGTGCGCGGCCGCGTCGGTCACCGCCTGGATCAGCGCCCGGGTCACCAGCGGGCGGGCGTGCAGCGTGCGCACCGTCGTACCGAGCACCCGCTGCGGTTCCATCTCGCTGTCGTCGCCGTAGAAGCTGAACAGGTAGTACAACGTCAGGGCGGCCTGCGGGCGCTGGGTCACCCGGCCGTCCGGCCCGCGCGTCGGCAGGTCCACATTGCGCAGTGCCGGATCCGGGCTGACCTGGTAGAGGTAGATGTTCGCGCCCGGCCCGGACGGCCCGTCGGCGTGCCGTATGTCCGGCCGGTCGGTCCACACCTGCGCGCCCGGCACGTCGGCGCCGACCGGGCCCTGGAGCAGCCGCTGCAGCGCCGCGGTGACGGTGGCCACGGCCCGGAAGTCGCTCATGGCCGCCCCCGGTTCGCGAGGTAGTCCGCCAGCGAGATCTCCGGCTCCGGCGC
Coding sequences within:
- a CDS encoding Pvc16 family protein, with amino-acid sequence MSDFRAVATVTAALQRLLQGPVGADVPGAQVWTDRPDIRHADGPSGPGANIYLYQVSPDPALRNVDLPTRGPDGRVTQRPQAALTLYYLFSFYGDDSEMEPQRVLGTTVRTLHARPLVTRALIQAVTDAAAHDQPVHPDLAESDLAEQADLVRVTPLGLNLEELSKLWSVFFQVPYALSVAYQASVVLIEEPVTTAAARPVITPDLTVGVLNRPRILRVDKADRTPIHATDTVTIHGERLLGEGAVVRLAGQPVLTATAAPQEITVDLSTVDGLRPGGVPVQVVHGALAERSNVASFVLHPTVDTATAAGGTLTVGADLTVGARQRVAIALLDPASGQRTHLLTVPPRDADTDQLATPTTGVAPGQYAVQLFIDGADSQPDGPVVTL